A window of Bactrocera dorsalis isolate Fly_Bdor chromosome 4, ASM2337382v1, whole genome shotgun sequence genomic DNA:
ccgtctttatctcgtcaaaaGAAGCGTAActtcgtcctttcatgggcctctttagtttagggaacaagaaaaagttacagggggccagatctggggaatacggtgactgcggcatcattagtgtgttgtttttggccaaaaagtcgcgcaaaAGCAACGACGACAACGACTGAGCAAAGGCGTtgtttttggaattattaagGAACTTTGTAATATGTACTTCAGTTTGCTGTGCAGCAGTTGAAATTGATGTTATTtcgctttaaatatttttggcatttgtaTTAATGAACAAACGCATATCATGACCAATACAATCAACTTCTTCTTAAAAAGCATATCGACTTTTTAGGACCAAAGGTCTTCAAAATCATGTATTTAAGGTTTCACAATATTTCTGTTTGAGCAACTGCCTTAGATTTCGGACAGCGTTGCAATAACTTCTTCTAGCGAGCCACCGGCGCTTCGTAACTTTTCCGTGTACCATTATATACTTAattagatgtaagaaaattttCCAGACAACCTTGAATGGTTTACTAAGGATTGTCCTCGGGCATTTCCATTACAAACACACGAATTCATCAATAGTTTAAGGTTATAGAGATATAGTTGACCTCGTTCTCGCCCTTTTTCTTTGACGTCCTCACCAACTCGCTTCTCATAATTCATTTTCTTattgaattcaattaaattttaaaaatttatttcaaatgacTTTCGCTTCTCATAATTCATTTTCTTattgaattcaattaaattttaaaaatttatttcaaatcatTCAATTTTAACTAAGTTTTGCGTTGCAAACAAAAACATTCAtatgctgaacacatagagcgcgacagactgcaagcgacatctgtcaaatattaaaatacacacgttcttatggacaaaGTTATGcagacagctgcacgactacacgactgcaggctcTCAGTTGTCGCTCTCActaacttgaaaatatttttaaatttgccgACGACAGTGGAGaggacagtagagttgacagtagagagGAGTGATGCCActtatatgtaattattataaaattattcaaagctctaacaaaactgacgttattttacaaataaaaacataagtTAGTTCTGTtaaatcatttgtaataacaattgataatttgaaacaaataaatttacctatttattttttgcattaaaaacttaactttgaacacaatattaaaatatcattgGAGTAAAAGGCATTAGCAAGGCAACAGAgatgtgtacatacaaaatggacATCTGTGTAGTTTTGTGTACATGATTCCAAATTCATTTAGACCATTCATAtcattttgaataataaataacagaaggaaatatgagaaattactcaaaattcttaaaaaaaaaacaatttgtttgcgTTAAGGTCCAGTTCTTAAGTAATTGCTGAAGAAAAAATCcagtaattatataaatattttcattgcgatttaaggaatgtggATGAAGAttgataaattttatacaaGATCTCAAGATCAACTATATTTCATATTAGCCGTGTTTTTTTGACCATCAAAACCTAATACGCATTTagcttatactatgttcagaccgacacttaatcacacgatttcggctgttgaatggattatcccactaatcttaaaaatttatcaagatttcgccatacaaaaatgacagttccaaatcacttcattgaaatgatttgaaactgatccacgctaaatctgtccgtgcgactctgattttgctactagtcagcactggaaatctgttacattgtcacagctgatttagacactgcaaagggaaaaaaaatataaaaaaaaacaaattttttttaaagcaatgaatctaatttcacctgaaaatcgaccaagcAAACGAAAAACTGCCTccattatttcaattatatggaaaatattaaaaacagacggcttttattacaaaatactatatgacaatattttcttttgataaatattaagcgatgtgacaataacagctgttttttgatctttctaacggcagtgagaacactgttggattatgaaatgcttaaatgtaaactaatctttgaaattttcggtctgaacatagtattatttcacattttcgcTTAAATATGAATTATGTTGGCAACGCGGGCAATAACAATCAGCTGATATTCAATTTTTCGCGTCGCAATGTTTGACATGGAGAAAAGGTAAATTTGTAAACAGACttttcacaaacaaaataattatttattatttgtttatcaaCAGCAAAAGAAAAGTTTGGACAGAGGCCGAGACGCTCCTATTCCTGAAGTGCTACAACAAGAGGAAGGATGAGTTCCTGCATGCGCGCAAGAAAAAGTTCGCCTATGAAAACGTCTTGGAAGACATGATATTTCAAGGATTTACGGTAAGAATAATTTCAAgttaatgtataaatatttattacatttgtttTCACAGGATACAACGGTGAATGTGGCTGCTCTTGTAGCAAAAATGCGAACGCTTTTGAAGGCATATAACACAGCGAAAGATAAGCAGACTGGAACTTCTCCGTGCACAATACCATATATGTCAGAAATGGACGAAATTTTTGGAGAAAGTCGCTTAGTGTCCGACAACCACAGCATAAACATTGGAACAGATCCTCTAGAGACATTGATTGAGTCAAGTGGTtagttcaaatttaattttcattacgtATTGCTTATATtgaattcgttttttttatatttttaaacagtaaATCAGTTGTTAAAAGTGTCGACTGATTTTGAAGCAATGTTCGACGATATGTCAAGTACCTCTAGACAGAGCCGATCTGCACTAAATCGTAGCATGTGTACACCAACTGAAGTGTATCCACAAGAGCCGAACACAGCAAATGCTAATCCATATTCCCGATATCGGGAAAGCACTAAAGAACGatattttgaaggaaaaatCGAGCTAAAAAGAAAAAGGGCAGAAGAAAAGGCGAAATTCTATGCGAATATACAAAGTAAGATGCAGGATTTGGTGGAAAAAAGAAATCTCCACATAGAaatcgaacaaaaaaaattaaacttagaagaagaaaaactaaaacttcTACAGCTGTATGTTATGAATAAAAGATAGCAAAACTAATTGATTTTACAACCAATagatattgttttatttcacgAAAATACACAGTCAAGCTTatcataaaatgtattttatacatatgtacatatcttgaAAAAATGCATACGCACATGTACATACGTGTTTatataaaacacaaacaaatatatgtacatacaagtcacaaaattataaacaattttattttttgagtttGAGCCACTGTATGTGTAGTCGtacttatatatgcatacatatgcactaaaaaaatgttgctctgaatatgcattttaaaaaaattattggtttCTTGATGTTAAAATTGTTAGCAACTGATTCCGACGATCTCCACTTGCTTCTCTCGACCCCTCATTAGCAGGTTTCGGTTCCGGTTCGGAACTTTCAATTTGATGATCAATAATAGTATCGTCGTTTGTTATAATACATATGTTGTGCATAATACATGCACTTGCCACTAAATTTGAAATTGCACATATATTTCTGTGCTCCGTAAATTTAAGAAGCCTTCGAAACCGTCCTTTTAGTTCTCCAAATGCATTTTTCACAACTATTCTTGCTGAAGAATGTGTTTTGTTAAAGCTGATTTGATTAGGCGTTAACGAACCATAATCTTTAAATACCGGTATGAGGTAATTTCTGCAAGGGTATGCCGAGTCCCCGAGAATAAATGTAGAATTTGGAAATAAACTTTCCATATTACTTTCCGCTTTTCTATAAAATGCTGACCTTTTTAAAACTGTACAGTCATGATATGATCCGGGTTCCCCACAATAaatgtcaataaattttttatcagcatCGACAATGGCCTGTAGAACAATGCTATAATTCCGTTTCCgatcaaaatatatatgcttGTCTTTTATTGGTGCGTTAATAGTTATGTGGGTGCAATCAATAGCACCGATAACACCTGGTATTTGCTTTCTTTGTAAAAACTTGCGAGTGGTTTCTTCCAGCGCATTTGCAGTTGGCCACTTAATGAACTCATGGCCTATTGAAATAAGCCACGCGACAACCCGACGAACAACCGCCCATGCTGTGGACTTCGTAACACCAAACAATACGGCTAGTTGTTTGTAGGTAATTGTATTACTTAAATACCATACGTACATGTAGATCATTGTTTTAGCAGGAACTTTGGCTTTTCCGGATTTCGTAACAAAACGGGTTCTTTCACTTTCTTCATATCTTcctgcaaaaaaatatactcataaAGAAACGTCTCATAACAAAAGCCAATCATACCTATTAAGTAATCTAAAGTGGTGCGACTCAAACGAAAGTGATATTTGAAATCCTCATCTTCAAAATTATCAATAGTATCCATTAAATTAGAGCATTTTGAATGCTCCATCTGTTCTTGTTCTGAATCCTCTGATGACGAACTTGATTCAGCAGCTATAACAGACAGGatattcaatatttctttatcctcttcattatttgaatttatgtaCACATTATCAAGCAACTGGAAAGCAGACAAAGTTTAATTtcgtcttaattttattttaaaaacctcACTTACCGcatcttttataaaattttccatttcgtgcatttgtttatatttcatttatatatttttcatttgtttacatttttatctgTCAAAATGAGGTTTCTCGCTATtgccaactactttttttggaaaaaaacgaTGAACTGGCAATGCTTCTAGTCCAATATACAAGCTATGATAGCGTATGATAAGTCAACATAATTATGTCGGCTAAATCTTCCATACAATATAAACTAATAGCTTAATTTGCTATTATTAGGCGTGCTTGATTTGACCATCACAAGCTAATAGCTCATGGTCAAATAAAACGCACTTAGCTTATTTCATATATTCGCTTAAAAATGAATTGTGTTGGCAATGCGGACAagagcaatcagctgatattcaatttaattttaaatttcaaatttgttaacggaatattaatatactatacaaatatatatattttatttaattgaggCAAATAAGAATTTGTTAGACAGttattgaatctcttcaggttattCTTCGTCCAAAATACGCAATTTTGCTTTTGCATACCCATTGAGACAGAAATGGGCCTcgttgctgaacaaaatttggttcgaaaacgtcagttattcttggaacttttcaagagcgaagcgatgtcgcttgggaaggtcgagcggcttcatttcttgcacgagctgtattttgtatgccttATATTTAAAATCTGgccgtaaaatgtgccaagtcattccatacgtcagtccgagtagTTGCGATCGGCGCGAAATAGACCCTCCAcggtcttcatgtacactctaagctacggctgctatattttttcactgcgtgctggaagcggtctattcggtcgaatattatccagtaatgaatTCTGGGTCTCATGATGGGTGATGATGTTgcaaatagtacgctcagtatgccgattatgttgaccttaagttgagcgaagcgtgcgaaatatttacattcgacaaaaaaaaggctattgaaaataGTACCTCTAAAGGATTACCCgttataaacaaatacatgaatcgtttacttttttattgccaaataagcgtaatatttacttaattttattaaatatacttcgatttaaatgtaaacaaattcaaaaatggTTTACATAACTGTAATCTTTTCAAAACCGGGTCGTtgtgttattattgtatttgaAGGTTATAGATTTATACTAATTTTTAACGCCTTTCACTGCGTATCGGTTTTTTAGTTCCGCTTTTTGCTTCCTTTTACTTCACCTTTTGCTTGACCACGTCCAAATATTTTTGCTAAGCTATCCCAAATACCGCCGAAGAATATTGCGCAGGACAGATTTTCGAATGGTAGGAAAGGATCATGTATACCCAAAAGAATTGAAGATAGTTTTAAGTATACCAGGAATATAACAATACCGAAGTAAACTAAAGCAAGGGGCGCTGGAATCCAGTCTGTCTTCTTATCCAGTACAAATATTATTGAAGCTAACAAAGAAGCTTTGGTATagctgaaaaattaatatttacagtTACAATTTACATTTTACACATTTGGTCTTAGATGAAGGTCTTACAGTGAAGGTTGCATGAATTCCATAGCTGTCGGGGTCCAGGCTCCTCGAATCAGTCTTTCTACAAGTTTAGTGAATGCAGCACCGTTGCCCTTCAATGTTCCAATTACAATCATAATTATCCAGGCGTTTGGGTACAACTTAGCAGCGAGTGAGACACCATCATAAATATTCTTTGTACGGTAAATCTCTTTCATTCCACTAGCAACTACTTCAATTGGGAGGAACTTGCCAATTTTGTAACCGATATCAAAGGGTGTGTAAAAAACCAAGTACCTgttaaattattgttaaatattatatgttttcaaatgtatgtatgtacctttatatacatatatgcagtaaAATACTCACCATGCAACTGTGCACACGAATAATTGTGGTGTGTTTTTCAGAGGGGCCAATATGGGTTCACCAAGCAGGGCATTGGAGACCATGCCTCCAGCGAAGATTACAAGCATCGTAGATAGCCAACATGCAAGTGGATGTTTACGTGAAAATGATTGTGCATTCGAACCTAGATCTTCTCTAACAGCTAATGCGGCAAGCAGGCTGTTTGCAATGTCAAAGTAAGGAAACATTTTCAACTTTATGACCTGATTGGCCATATTCAGGAATGTTGCTGGATCCATTGTGTTGGCaaactaaaaaatcaaattattaaaattggagatttatttggcaaaaaatcagattttacatatatgtatgtagatataccGGCTTAAATTGTAtcactatataaaatatatgtagatagtaCACTTGGTCAGAATTAAGCTAAGAGAAAAAAAGCGTCTCGGCTCTATGCtggaaaagttcaaaaaatagATTTCACTTCTGctttatatactacatactatatagaaatatacatatgtacatatgtatatataacttgtCCCGTTTCCTCCGGAGTTATCTACCAAACTACTAAaccaatttttgcaaaatttgcaCATTGCGCCCAGTTTTACTCAACTTAAAAGGTAGGGCAGTTTaaatatcaattaaattaaaagtaaaataattcataaataaaagacattagaattcaaagaaaaaataaaatttaatactttatttattCCAATGACAAAGATTTGTAGGAATCGTATTCGAAATTAAACCTTAAGCACTATCCCTTGGTATTAGTATGGTAATGTATATCATAGCCATAGCATCGCATGACCGAAACTAataaacttatgtatgtatacaaggagggcgccatctatat
This region includes:
- the LOC105231343 gene encoding uncharacterized protein LOC105231343, whose product is MFDMEKSKRKVWTEAETLLFLKCYNKRKDEFLHARKKKFAYENVLEDMIFQGFTDTTVNVAALVAKMRTLLKAYNTAKDKQTGTSPCTIPYMSEMDEIFGESRLVSDNHSINIGTDPLETLIESSVNQLLKVSTDFEAMFDDMSSTSRQSRSALNRSMCTPTEVYPQEPNTANANPYSRYRESTKERYFEGKIELKRKRAEEKAKFYANIQSKMQDLVEKRNLHIEIEQKKLNLEEEKLKLLQLYVMNKR
- the LOC105231365 gene encoding uncharacterized protein LOC105231365, with protein sequence MKYKQMHEMENFIKDALLDNVYINSNNEEDKEILNILSVIAAESSSSSEDSEQEQMEHSKCSNLMDTIDNFEDEDFKYHFRLSRTTLDYLIGRYEESERTRFVTKSGKAKVPAKTMIYMYVWYLSNTITYKQLAVLFGVTKSTAWAVVRRVVAWLISIGHEFIKWPTANALEETTRKFLQRKQIPGVIGAIDCTHITINAPIKDKHIYFDRKRNYSIVLQAIVDADKKFIDIYCGEPGSYHDCTVLKRSAFYRKAESNMESLFPNSTFILGDSAYPCRNYLIPVFKDYGSLTPNQISFNKTHSSARIVVKNAFGELKGRFRRLLKFTEHRNICAISNLVASACIMHNICIITNDDTIIDHQIESSEPEPKPANEGSREASGDRRNQLLTILTSRNQ
- the LOC105231337 gene encoding trimeric intracellular cation channel type 1B.1 — protein: MDPATFLNMANQVIKLKMFPYFDIANSLLAALAVREDLGSNAQSFSRKHPLACWLSTMLVIFAGGMVSNALLGEPILAPLKNTPQLFVCTVAWYLVFYTPFDIGYKIGKFLPIEVVASGMKEIYRTKNIYDGVSLAAKLYPNAWIIMIVIGTLKGNGAAFTKLVERLIRGAWTPTAMEFMQPSLYTKASLLASIIFVLDKKTDWIPAPLALVYFGIVIFLVYLKLSSILLGIHDPFLPFENLSCAIFFGGIWDSLAKIFGRGQAKGEVKGSKKRN